The window CCTCAGATAAAAACAAATTATTCGAGGAGCCCCTTCATCCTTACACACAAGCTCTAGTTTCCGCGGTCCCCTCAATAGATCCAACAAACAGGAAATTGGAAACCGCAGAAGCCCTGATAGGCGAAGTGCCTTCACCAGCTAACCCACCGACAGGATGTAAATTTCATCCAAGATGCAAACAAGCGTTCAAGGAGTGTGGTTGGGGCGCGAAAGACCTCAAAGCTTGGCTTAAGGAGAATTGTGACGAAATATTCTCGATCATGGTGGTCCGAAATGGATTTCATTTGGAACTAGAATCGGTAAACAAAGATGAAGGAGATTCTCTAACCGAGTTGACAGATATAATTGAGAAGGGACAAAAAAGAAGAGATCCCCTTTTCGAATCCATAGAAACGGTGGAGAAAATAAACAATAGAATAAACGTCCATTTTGTAGAAAAAACAGAACCAGAATTGATCGAACGGGTTGAGCCTGATCGATATGTGGCTTGTTTACTCTACCCAGCGCTAGACCGAAAGGAGTAACTTAATGGTGGCAAAAGTTAATTTAGATCATTTCAACTGAGGATGTGATGGTATGGCTTCATTAAAGCGATACATAGCTAAGCGGATTCTCTATTCATTTGTAACGATTTTCATCATAGTTTTTGCTGTCTTTACAATATCTCGAATGGCCGGTGACCCCATCGAAGCATACGTGACCCCTGAGACACCTCCTGAAATTCTTGATATCATCCGGGTCAAATATCGGTTAGACAAGCCGATATATGTTCAATTTTTCTTTTGGCTGAAGGGAATTAGCCAGGGAGACTGGGGGAGAGCATTTAGTCATGGTGAAGAACCGGTGACAGAACTAATTGCTCGGTTATTTCCCCTCACACTTGAATTGAATATTTATGGGCTCCTCGCTTTACCGGTAGGATACTGGATCGGTATGAAGGCTGCAGCAAATAAAGATACTTGGATTGATCATTTTGCTAGGTTACTAAATATTATGGGAGGGGCCCTCCCTAGTTTCCTTGTCGGGATACTCCTTCTATCATACTTATACCCAAAAGGCTGGATCACGCTTGACCCCAGATGGACATTTAATAGGATCACGGGTATGCCAACAGTAGATGCATTCATTCAAGGTGACCTGCCTGGGCTTATCGAAGCGTTCAGATACCTTATCGGACCTCTCCTGACATCACTGTTTAGTTCTCTTGCTGCCAACTCCAGAATACTTAGATCAAGTATTTTGGAGGAGCTGAGCAAAGATTACATCACAACAGGAATGTCTAAGGGACTTAGTAAGGACTATGTGGATAAAAAATATGCCAGGAGAAATGCACTCATCCCATATGTAACTTTACTAGGCTATTGGTTCGCTAGCATGGTAACGGGAACCGCGATCCTAGAATCCGTTTTCAACAGACAAGGCCTAGGAAGTGTCGCAGCTGCTGCAGCAAGAGCAACTGATCACAACACGCTCCAGGCATTTACAGTGATCTATGCAGCTGCTTTGGTGTTCGCTAACCTTCTCATAGATATCACGTATGGTTTCATCGATCCTCGGATAAAATATGGTGAATCAAAATGACTGAAAGTAAAACTCAGAATGAACTTGCCGATGAACTAAAACAGGGGGCTCAAGCACACCGAAGAAGAGAACTGGAATTCATGTGGTACCGGATCAGGCGTAGCCCCCTCAGCCTTGCGGGGCTGACACTCATACTGTTCTTCATCATACTAGGTATCTCGGCGCCTTTGATAATACCCGTTAATCCAGTTCATCCATATAAAATGCCGAAAACCTTCTCCAGACTTCCACTTCCACCTAGCCGGGAACACCCCTTTGGGACTACCGGACCAGTTACCTACGGAGATATTTTTTATGGTGTGATATGGGGTACCCGCTACTCCCTTATGCTGGCGTTCGCTATCACGGGTATATGTCTCCCCGTAGGTCTCACAATTGGCACTATAGCAGGTTATTATGGGGGCAAGCTGGACGAGGTCCTCATGCGTATAGTGGACCTAGTTTACTCTCTGCCATGGCTCTTGATGATGCTGGTAATACTCATAGCAATTGGCCAGCGAGGATTCTGGACCATGGTAATATCCTATTCCATCTTGGCGTGGCCTGGATACGCGAGAATGATAAGGGGAGAGATCCTAAGGGTCAAGAACGAGCTATTTGTCGAGGCCGCCAAAGCCATTGGGTTGTCGGATCTAACGATCATGACCAAACATGTGATCCCAAACGCCATTTACACGGTGGTTATTATGGCGGCAGCGAGAATGGGAACAATAGTTCTTTCCACCGCAAGTCTCGGTTTTCTGGGTCTAGGGTTTAACCCGGGGACTGCCGAGTGGGGGATCATAATTAGCGAGGGTCGAAATTGGCTACTCCAAGGTAGCTGGTGGATCACTGCCTTCCCTGGGATCTTTATCTTTTTTTTCGTACTGGGATGGCAACTCATGGGCGATGCCTTTAGAGACATTCTTGACCCCAAGGTGCGCAGGAGCATCTAGCCTTTTTTTCACTGTTATTTACTCACCATAAATATTATCATTCAATGTATTTTGGAGGTCATGGTCCCAATAAAAGTCATTGAAGCA of the Candidatus Bathyarchaeota archaeon genome contains:
- a CDS encoding ABC transporter permease → MASLKRYIAKRILYSFVTIFIIVFAVFTISRMAGDPIEAYVTPETPPEILDIIRVKYRLDKPIYVQFFFWLKGISQGDWGRAFSHGEEPVTELIARLFPLTLELNIYGLLALPVGYWIGMKAAANKDTWIDHFARLLNIMGGALPSFLVGILLLSYLYPKGWITLDPRWTFNRITGMPTVDAFIQGDLPGLIEAFRYLIGPLLTSLFSSLAANSRILRSSILEELSKDYITTGMSKGLSKDYVDKKYARRNALIPYVTLLGYWFASMVTGTAILESVFNRQGLGSVAAAAARATDHNTLQAFTVIYAAALVFANLLIDITYGFIDPRIKYGESK
- a CDS encoding ABC transporter permease, which gives rise to MTESKTQNELADELKQGAQAHRRRELEFMWYRIRRSPLSLAGLTLILFFIILGISAPLIIPVNPVHPYKMPKTFSRLPLPPSREHPFGTTGPVTYGDIFYGVIWGTRYSLMLAFAITGICLPVGLTIGTIAGYYGGKLDEVLMRIVDLVYSLPWLLMMLVILIAIGQRGFWTMVISYSILAWPGYARMIRGEILRVKNELFVEAAKAIGLSDLTIMTKHVIPNAIYTVVIMAAARMGTIVLSTASLGFLGLGFNPGTAEWGIIISEGRNWLLQGSWWITAFPGIFIFFFVLGWQLMGDAFRDILDPKVRRSI